TTTTTGCAGGAACGAACCCTGTTCTGACCAACTGTCTTGAATACGGCGTTAGTTACATCGCCGATCTTTTCGTTATAAAGTTTTACATTGGAAACGTGGATCGGTCCTTCACGCTCGATGATACCGCCTTGAGGATTTTGTTGAGTTGGACGAGTATGTTTCTTGATAAAATTCACTTTTTCCACGATCACCTTATCGGTGCTGGGAAAAGCTTTCAGAACTTTACCTTTCACGCCTCTATATTGGCCAGAAAGAACAACGACCGTGTCACCCTTTTTTATCCTCATCTTGTTTCCTACTTTCTTTTTTATCTTTTTCAGCATAACGACTCCTAAAGAACTTCCGGTGCAAGAGAGATGATCTTCATAAAACCATGTTCTCTTAATTCACGGGCTACGGGTCCAAAGATACGAGTTGATTTCGGTTCCAATTTTTCATCAATGATAACTGCTGCGTTATCCTGGAAACGAATATATGTTCCGTCTGGTCTTTTCACTTCTTTGTGAGTACGCACGATCACAGCTCTTTCTACAGAACCTTGTTTGATCTTGCTGTTTGGAACTGCTGTTTTCACGGTGACAACAATTATGTCTCCCAGACTGGCATATCTTCTTCCGGAACCACCAAGCACCTTGATACATTGTGCTTTTTTGGCACCAGAGTTATCTGCAACTGTTAAATTTGTCTGAGCTTGTATCATTTCAGACTCCTTATTTACTTCTTTCGATTATTTTGGTGAGAATCCATTTCTTGTGTTTACTGATCGGTTTATGTTCGCTGATAAGCACCACATCACCCATCTTACATTCATTATTCTCATCATGTGCTTTAAATTTGTTGTGTCGTCGTACGATCTTTTTGTAGAGTGGATGTTTGTACTGTCGTTCCACTCGAACAACGATCGTTTTATCCATTTTATCGCTGACAACAACACCTGTTTTGGTTATTTTTCTATTTGGCATCGTTACCTCTTTCCAACTCGGTTAACAAGGTTTTAACTCTGGCAATATCTCTTTTCACCTGACGAATTTTCATGGGATTTTCCAGGCGATTTGTAGATTGCTGAAAGCGAAGGTTGAAAAGTTCTTCTCTCAAATCCAGTTCTTTCTGATTGAGCTCATCAACAGTAAGCTCTCTAAGATCTTTCATTTTCATTATTCAACCCCTTCTCTCATTACTAATTTAGTTTTGAATGGTAATTTATGACCAGCGAGATTAGCAGCTATTTTAGCTGATTCAATTTCTACACCTTCATATTCAAAAAGGATACGGCCTGGTTTTACTACTGCAACCCAGTATTCCGGAGCTCCTTTTCCTTTACCCATACGAGTTTCTGCCGGTTTAGCTGTAATTGGTTTATCCGGAAATACTCGAATCCAAAGTTTACCTGTTCTTTTCATTTGACGAGTTATTGCTACACGAGCAGCTTCTATCTGACGGCTTGTGATCCAACCAGCTTCCAATGCTACTAAAGCATAGTCGCCAAAATTGATTGTACTGCCACGATAAGCCAGACCGCGTCGGCGGCCTTTCTGCATTTTTCTATATTTAACTTTCTTTGGTGCTAACATTGATCTCTCCTAGTTCAGGATATCGCCTTTGTATATCCAAACTTTAATTCCAATTATGCCGTAGGTTGTATTCACTTCAGTAAGAGCATAATCAATATCTGCTCTTAATGTGTGCAGAGGAGTTCTACCTTCCTGATAACGTTCGGTACGAGCCATTTCTGCTCCGCCCAAACGACCTGCACATTGAACCTTGATTCCCTGAGCTCCACCTCTAAGTGCGTTGCGGATGGCAAATTTCATCGCTCTACGGAAAGAAGTTCTACGCAATAATTGAGAACCAATTTCCATTCCTACTAATTTGGCATCACACCAGGGATCTTTGATTTCCTGAACATTCACAAAAACGTTTGCGTCATTATTTTTACCTTTATTGATAAGAACTGTCAGCTCGTTTCTGATCTTTTCAATCTCTGAACCTTTACGGCCGATAACCTGTCCCGGTCGGGCAGTATGGATATCAACTGTTACAGATTTCGTTTTTCTTTGGATCAAAACCTTTGAGATCATTGCGCTTTCCAATCTGTTTTTGATATATTTCTTGATCTTGAGGTCTTCATGAAGATTTTCAATGTAATCTTCTTTTGTGGCGAACCAGGTGGAATCACAATTCTTGTTTACACCAAGTCTATAACCAATCGGATTAACTTTCTGTCCCAAGGGTTTCCTCCTGTTTTTTGTCCAAAATTTCCAGTGTTATATGGCAAGTTCTTTTTCTGATGATTGTGGCTCTACCTTGCGCACGAGGACGATGCCTTCTCATGATAGGACCGTCATCGGCAAAAACTTTGCCAACGTACATTTCATCGATATTGGTCTTGCCTTCTTTCATTGTAGCGTTTGCTATTGCAGAATCAAGGAGTTTTGCAACATCGGATGCTACTCTTTTCTTCGAGAAAAGCAATATTTTCTGGGCTTCGGGTACCGATTTGCCGCGGATCAGGTCAAGTACTAATCTTGCCTTACGGGCCGAGCCTCTCAGGTTCCGAACTCTTGCTACTGCTTCCATTACTTTAGCTCCCTTTTCTAATTTATCTATTAATTCTCAATACTACAGGTCACTATTTGATTTTGTGACCACGGAATGTTCTGGTAGGAGAAAATTCTCCCAACTTATGACCTACCATATTTTCGGTTATATAAACGGGTACAAATTTGCGACCGTTATGAACAGCAAATGTGTGTTCAACGAATTTTGGTAAAATTGTAGATCTTCTGGACCAGGTTTTGATAACCTGTTTTTTGCCAGCTTCATTTAAAGCATCAACTTTCTTTTCCAGATGTGCATCTACAAAAGGTCCTTTTTTAATTGATCGAGCCATAGTTATTCCTTACCTCTTTTTAGATTTGATGATATACTTGTCAGAATATTTACGGGTTTTACGGGTTTTTCCGCCTTTTGCCAATACGCCCCAAGGAGATACGGGATGGCCACCGCCAGATGTTTTGGCTTCACCACCACCCATTGGATGATCAACCGGGTTCATCACAACACCACGAACTGTTGGACGAATTCCCATCCAACGCTTTCTACCGGCTTTTCCAATTACCAGAGAACTATGTTCGGTGTTTCCAACCTGGCCAAT
This region of Candidatus Cloacimonadota bacterium genomic DNA includes:
- the rplX gene encoding 50S ribosomal protein L24; this translates as MRIKKGDTVVVLSGQYRGVKGKVLKAFPSTDKVIVEKVNFIKKHTRPTQQNPQGGIIEREGPIHVSNVKLYNEKIGDVTNAVFKTVGQNRVRSCKKTGDEI
- the rplN gene encoding 50S ribosomal protein L14, with protein sequence MIQAQTNLTVADNSGAKKAQCIKVLGGSGRRYASLGDIIVVTVKTAVPNSKIKQGSVERAVIVRTHKEVKRPDGTYIRFQDNAAVIIDEKLEPKSTRIFGPVARELREHGFMKIISLAPEVL
- the rpsQ gene encoding 30S ribosomal protein S17, producing the protein MPNRKITKTGVVVSDKMDKTIVVRVERQYKHPLYKKIVRRHNKFKAHDENNECKMGDVVLISEHKPISKHKKWILTKIIERSK
- the rpmC gene encoding 50S ribosomal protein L29, whose amino-acid sequence is MKMKDLRELTVDELNQKELDLREELFNLRFQQSTNRLENPMKIRQVKRDIARVKTLLTELERGNDAK
- the rplP gene encoding 50S ribosomal protein L16 — its product is MLAPKKVKYRKMQKGRRRGLAYRGSTINFGDYALVALEAGWITSRQIEAARVAITRQMKRTGKLWIRVFPDKPITAKPAETRMGKGKGAPEYWVAVVKPGRILFEYEGVEIESAKIAANLAGHKLPFKTKLVMREGVE
- the rpsC gene encoding 30S ribosomal protein S3 — translated: MGQKVNPIGYRLGVNKNCDSTWFATKEDYIENLHEDLKIKKYIKNRLESAMISKVLIQRKTKSVTVDIHTARPGQVIGRKGSEIEKIRNELTVLINKGKNNDANVFVNVQEIKDPWCDAKLVGMEIGSQLLRRTSFRRAMKFAIRNALRGGAQGIKVQCAGRLGGAEMARTERYQEGRTPLHTLRADIDYALTEVNTTYGIIGIKVWIYKGDILN
- the rplV gene encoding 50S ribosomal protein L22, which translates into the protein MEAVARVRNLRGSARKARLVLDLIRGKSVPEAQKILLFSKKRVASDVAKLLDSAIANATMKEGKTNIDEMYVGKVFADDGPIMRRHRPRAQGRATIIRKRTCHITLEILDKKQEETLGTES
- the rpsS gene encoding 30S ribosomal protein S19, translated to MARSIKKGPFVDAHLEKKVDALNEAGKKQVIKTWSRRSTILPKFVEHTFAVHNGRKFVPVYITENMVGHKLGEFSPTRTFRGHKIK